The following nucleotide sequence is from Thermodesulfobacteriota bacterium.
CAGCCTATCCGGAGTCTTCTGTTTGTTTTTGGTTGTAGTGTAATTTCGGTTTTTACATTCTGTACATGCGAGGATGACAAGCTGCCTCATCTTTTACTCCAATATCTCCGTCACAACCCCTGCACCTACGGTCTTTCCACCCTCACGGATCGCGAATCTTAG
It contains:
- the rpmG gene encoding 50S ribosomal protein L33, which encodes MRQLVILACTECKNRNYTTTKNKQKTPDRLEFRKYCKFCRKHTLHRETK